Part of the Geodermatophilus obscurus DSM 43160 genome is shown below.
TCCGGGCCGTTGTGACTGCTGAGCCGCTCGCTGCTCAGAAGGTGATCAGCGGCTTGATGACCCCGTCCTCCTTGCTGGACATCATGTCGAAGGCCCGCTCGATGTCGTCGAAGCCGAACCGGTGCGTGGTCATGGGCGTCGGGTCGATGCGTCCGGACTGCAGGAGGCGGAAGAACCGGGTCATGCGCTCGCTTCCGCCCGGACACAGGCCGGTGTGGATGGACTTGTCGTTCATCCCCAGCCCAATCGCGTCGAGCGGCAGTTGCAGCGGGTTCGGGTTCTCGCCGTGGTAGCCGATGTTCGACACCCGGCCGCCGGCCTTCGTCACCCGCACGCACGCCTCGAACGTCTGCGGGAAGCCGAAGGCTTCAATGGCGGCGTCGACACCCTCTCCGCCGGTGAGGTCCATGATCTGCTCGACCGGGTCGCCCTGGGTGAAGTCGACGATCGTGTCGGCGCCGAACCGCTTGGCCAGCTCCTGCCGCTCCGGCCTGGCCTCGACGGCGATGATCTGGCCGGCGCCCATGAGGTTGGCACCCATCGTGGCGCAGAGCCCGACAGGGCCCTGGGCGAAGATCGCCACCGTTTCGCCGAACTGCAGTTGGGCGTGCTCGGCACCCATGAACCCCGTCGAGAGCATGTCGCAGGCGTAGACGGCCTGTTCGTCGGTGACGTCGGCCGGGATCGGGGCGAGGTTGGCCTGCGCGGCCGGGACGATGAAGTACTCGGCCATGTTGCCGTCGATCTGGCCGGTGTACTTGTAGCCGCCGAGGGGGCCGCCGCACTGGCTGGTGAACCCGCGCTGGCAGTAGCTGCACCGGTAGCACGGCGTGACGGCGTTGACCGCCACCCGCTGGCCCTCGGAAAAGCCGGTGACAGCCGATCCGA
Proteins encoded:
- a CDS encoding NAD(P)-dependent alcohol dehydrogenase, which translates into the protein MSNTMRALVFKEIGRTAVMEKPIPEPGPEEAVIRTTAALICTSDVHTVKGALPVPAGRTLGHESVGVVHRLGSAVTGFSEGQRVAVNAVTPCYRCSYCQRGFTSQCGGPLGGYKYTGQIDGNMAEYFIVPAAQANLAPIPADVTDEQAVYACDMLSTGFMGAEHAQLQFGETVAIFAQGPVGLCATMGANLMGAGQIIAVEARPERQELAKRFGADTIVDFTQGDPVEQIMDLTGGEGVDAAIEAFGFPQTFEACVRVTKAGGRVSNIGYHGENPNPLQLPLDAIGLGMNDKSIHTGLCPGGSERMTRFFRLLQSGRIDPTPMTTHRFGFDDIERAFDMMSSKEDGVIKPLITF